In Bradyrhizobium diazoefficiens, the following are encoded in one genomic region:
- a CDS encoding sulfite exporter TauE/SafE family protein, with protein sequence MIGILGVGFLLGMQHALEADHIAAVSSIAARRINVFDIVKHGLTWGLGHTITLFLFGGVALLLGHAIPERLSLPLETAVGVMLVVLGADVLWRLWRERVHFHRHSHRDGTAHLHLHAHPLEAISHRRSPHDHAHGFRWRTLFVGLVHGMAGSAALLVLTVAQAGTARDGLIYMLLFGVGSMIGMAALSSMIAVPLVMSARLLTSVNRALQLVVGSVAIGIGATTIYSTVLAG encoded by the coding sequence ATGATTGGGATATTGGGTGTTGGGTTCCTCCTCGGGATGCAACATGCGCTCGAGGCCGATCACATCGCGGCTGTGTCGAGCATAGCTGCTCGCCGGATCAACGTCTTCGATATCGTCAAACACGGCCTGACCTGGGGACTAGGTCACACGATCACGCTCTTCCTGTTCGGAGGGGTGGCGCTACTGCTTGGACACGCCATTCCTGAGCGGCTTTCGCTTCCGCTGGAGACCGCGGTTGGGGTCATGCTGGTCGTGCTTGGCGCTGACGTTCTGTGGCGTTTGTGGCGAGAGCGCGTCCATTTTCATCGGCACAGCCATCGCGATGGTACGGCTCATCTCCATCTGCATGCCCATCCCCTAGAAGCTATCTCGCATCGGAGGAGCCCTCATGACCATGCGCATGGGTTCCGCTGGCGTACCCTTTTCGTCGGATTGGTTCACGGCATGGCGGGGTCGGCTGCTCTGCTTGTGTTGACCGTGGCGCAAGCGGGTACTGCTCGAGATGGCTTGATCTATATGCTCCTGTTCGGTGTTGGCTCGATGATCGGCATGGCTGCGCTATCGTCCATGATTGCCGTTCCGCTCGTGATGTCTGCCCGCCTGCTGACATCGGTCAATCGAGCTCTACAGCTTGTTGTTGGGAGCGTGGCCATTGGGATCGGCGCGACAACCATCTATTCAACAGTACTGGCAGGATGA
- a CDS encoding DUF3422 domain-containing protein, which produces MNRDLDLAGFDLHPQRGAVLAEVHARPFTRLTAPLTVLRLAFLSQGKIAAADRQKFVSFCTSHGQAPPDAATKHHQVTIGAIQLRWEQHSEFTTFTWILDNADTSARSFGELSDEPATLILSLPQSGQLLVAVKLEVEQTSAALERAQQLFERGSLAVASVRSGPAVVASDFRADDQGFIRILVCNDGLSPGRLGALVQRLLEIETYRTLALLGLPAALELAPSVDHIGRRLVEVLEEMQGAEDLKLNNRLLAELTSLAASLEKGAAGSLFRFGASRAYYEIVQARLAVIEGGEVAGYPTWSSFLARRMAPAIRTCATMEDRQANLSIKLARAADLLRTRVDVELEEQNRDLLRSMNERTRLQLRLQSTVEGLSVAAIGYYVVSLFGYLAKGAHDGGVHVEPSLATALFVPVAVAVIWIVTRNIRRRHLKHDETSGAHD; this is translated from the coding sequence ATGAACCGTGACCTCGATCTCGCCGGCTTTGACCTGCACCCGCAGCGTGGTGCGGTGCTGGCCGAGGTGCATGCCCGCCCGTTCACCCGGCTGACGGCGCCGCTCACGGTGCTGCGTCTAGCTTTTCTCAGCCAGGGCAAGATCGCCGCCGCCGACCGGCAGAAGTTCGTGTCATTCTGCACCTCGCACGGGCAAGCGCCGCCGGATGCCGCGACCAAACATCACCAAGTCACGATCGGCGCAATTCAGCTCCGCTGGGAGCAGCACTCGGAATTCACCACCTTCACCTGGATCCTCGACAATGCAGATACGTCCGCTCGAAGCTTCGGCGAGCTCAGCGATGAACCCGCCACACTGATCCTATCTCTGCCGCAGTCCGGCCAATTGCTGGTTGCCGTCAAGCTCGAGGTCGAGCAGACCTCGGCGGCGCTGGAGCGTGCCCAGCAGCTTTTCGAGAGAGGCAGCCTCGCCGTGGCATCGGTCCGCAGCGGACCGGCCGTCGTCGCATCCGATTTTCGCGCGGACGATCAGGGCTTTATTCGCATTCTCGTCTGTAATGACGGTCTGTCGCCTGGTCGGTTGGGCGCGCTGGTACAGCGCCTGCTGGAGATCGAGACCTATCGCACGCTGGCGCTGCTCGGCCTGCCTGCCGCCCTCGAGCTTGCGCCCTCCGTCGATCATATCGGCCGGCGGCTGGTCGAAGTGCTCGAGGAGATGCAGGGAGCAGAGGACCTCAAACTCAACAATCGTCTGCTGGCGGAACTGACCTCCTTGGCCGCGTCGCTGGAGAAGGGGGCTGCCGGCAGCCTCTTTCGTTTCGGCGCCAGCCGGGCCTATTACGAGATCGTGCAGGCCCGTCTGGCCGTGATCGAGGGCGGCGAGGTCGCGGGTTATCCGACCTGGTCTTCGTTCCTAGCCCGCCGCATGGCGCCAGCGATCCGCACCTGCGCCACAATGGAAGACCGGCAGGCCAATCTGTCGATCAAGCTCGCGCGCGCGGCCGATCTGTTACGCACACGCGTCGACGTCGAGCTCGAAGAACAGAACCGCGATCTGCTGCGCTCAATGAATGAACGCACCCGGCTGCAATTGCGGCTTCAGAGCACGGTCGAGGGATTGTCGGTCGCAGCGATCGGCTACTACGTCGTCAGCCTGTTCGGCTATCTCGCCAAAGGCGCCCATGACGGCGGCGTGCATGTGGAACCGTCGCTGGCGACCGCGCTCTTTGTGCCGGTGGCTGTGGCCGTGATCTGGATCGTTACCCGCAACATCCGCAGGCGGCACTTGAAGCACGACGAAACGTCGGGCGCTCACGATTGA
- a CDS encoding dienelactone hydrolase family protein has product MKLVSAFTGALLASLICGSAEAQIAREAFYSIPSETVSAADFLMGKKGTPVALAGQLRFAKSGPAKQPLVILLHSASGPITDGAPYEEWPRVLNEIGIATFAVDSYAGRGLVNYPSDAGKISFLTRIIDAYTALDVAAKDPRIDTSRIAVMGFSQGASAALYSDMARFQKMYGSPDLHFAAHISAYAVCNTRFQDEENVTAPILMLHGAADDLTPIAPCRDYAERLSKAGKSVRIIEYPDAYHQFDAPMYRTAVKFEQAPNSVRQCRLEEGENGAILNVETKKPLGPSDSCYKKGFTGGYYQEAAANKSHDDVKAFLKELFHFQ; this is encoded by the coding sequence ATGAAATTGGTTTCTGCCTTTACTGGAGCCCTGTTAGCTTCGCTGATTTGCGGAAGTGCTGAAGCGCAAATCGCGCGCGAAGCATTCTATTCAATTCCCTCAGAAACAGTGTCAGCTGCTGATTTTCTGATGGGCAAGAAAGGAACGCCCGTCGCTCTCGCAGGGCAACTGCGGTTTGCGAAAAGCGGTCCTGCTAAACAACCACTCGTCATTCTGCTGCATTCGGCGAGTGGCCCTATTACAGATGGCGCGCCCTACGAGGAATGGCCGCGAGTCCTCAACGAAATAGGGATCGCCACTTTCGCGGTCGACAGCTATGCCGGTCGCGGACTAGTCAATTATCCGAGCGATGCAGGCAAGATCTCCTTTCTGACCCGGATTATCGATGCTTACACGGCGCTTGATGTAGCCGCAAAGGATCCGCGGATCGACACGTCGAGGATCGCCGTGATGGGCTTCTCTCAGGGCGCCTCCGCCGCTCTCTATTCTGATATGGCCAGATTCCAGAAAATGTACGGCAGCCCAGACCTTCATTTCGCAGCGCACATTTCCGCCTACGCGGTATGCAATACGCGTTTTCAAGACGAGGAAAACGTAACGGCGCCGATCCTCATGTTGCACGGAGCAGCGGACGATCTTACGCCCATAGCGCCATGTCGCGACTATGCGGAGAGACTATCCAAGGCTGGCAAGAGCGTGCGTATCATCGAATACCCGGACGCCTACCACCAATTCGACGCCCCTATGTATCGGACCGCGGTCAAGTTTGAGCAAGCGCCTAACTCGGTTAGACAGTGCCGCCTTGAAGAAGGCGAGAATGGCGCAATTCTAAACGTGGAGACAAAGAAGCCACTAGGCCCAAGCGATTCTTGTTATAAAAAAGGATTTACGGGTGGCTACTACCAAGAAGCTGCCGCGAACAAATCCCACGATGATGTCAAAGCGTTTCTAAAGGAGCTCTTTCACTTCCAGTAA
- a CDS encoding IS30 family transposase: MGRHYSQLSATEHNDLHSRMLNGESLRSIARSLGRAPSTLSREISRNSEDSEEYDACIAGYARRWRRRHGMVKLREGSALRAWVFAHIRRGWSPQQISGKLRRQRDDEQQQGPRLPTVSHETIYRAIYVLPRGQIRKELVSYLRQHHSQRLPLRRRTDKRGGMIGMISIHERPADVLGRAFPGDWEGDLIKGAGNASAIGTLIERKSRFTILVKMKDCSSRAALIGFRRELGKVPTAMRKSLAYDQGKEMARHDELSKALKLKVYFCDPHSPWQRPSNENMNGLVRQYLPKGCDLSIYAQKDLNAIAESLNTRPRACLGFQTPMEVFAAECAKLERAAA, encoded by the coding sequence ATGGGGCGTCACTACAGCCAGTTGAGCGCGACAGAGCACAACGATCTTCATAGCCGGATGCTGAATGGCGAGAGCCTCCGTTCGATCGCTCGGAGTCTAGGTCGAGCCCCTTCGACGCTATCGCGGGAGATTTCGCGCAATAGCGAGGATAGCGAAGAGTACGATGCCTGCATTGCAGGATATGCGCGTCGGTGGCGCCGTCGGCATGGCATGGTGAAGCTGCGAGAAGGCTCGGCGTTGCGAGCCTGGGTGTTTGCGCATATCCGACGCGGCTGGTCACCTCAGCAGATTTCCGGCAAGCTCCGCCGGCAGCGTGACGACGAACAGCAGCAGGGTCCTCGGTTGCCGACAGTTTCTCACGAGACGATTTATCGGGCGATCTACGTGTTGCCTCGCGGTCAAATTCGCAAAGAACTTGTCAGCTATCTGCGCCAACATCACAGTCAACGACTGCCTTTGCGCCGCCGCACGGACAAGCGCGGCGGCATGATCGGGATGATCTCTATCCACGAGAGACCAGCCGACGTGTTGGGCCGCGCATTTCCAGGAGACTGGGAAGGCGATCTGATCAAAGGAGCCGGCAACGCTTCTGCGATCGGGACACTCATCGAGCGCAAAAGCCGCTTCACGATTCTGGTCAAGATGAAGGACTGCTCGTCACGTGCCGCGCTGATCGGCTTCAGGCGCGAGCTTGGCAAAGTGCCGACGGCCATGCGCAAAAGCCTGGCCTATGACCAGGGCAAGGAGATGGCGCGCCACGATGAACTTTCCAAGGCCTTGAAACTGAAGGTGTACTTCTGCGATCCGCATTCGCCGTGGCAACGTCCGTCCAACGAGAACATGAATGGCTTGGTTCGCCAATATCTGCCCAAGGGATGCGACCTGTCGATCTACGCCCAGAAGGATCTCAACGCGATTGCCGAAAGCCTCAACACGCGACCGAGAGCCTGTCTCGGCTTTCAAACGCCGATGGAGGTGTTCGCAGCTGAGTGCGCTAAACTGGAGCGTGCGGCCGCCTGA
- a CDS encoding amidase translates to MTDVTQDLVKLYAESDALGIGELVRSKQVKASEIIETAIHIIEDLNPKLNAVIIETFDLARSLSAVPNNGLFAGVPYLLKNLGTMWKDTALTFGTPYLKDFVCPVDSEIVRKMKASGLVPVGRSNTPEYGWCITSEPRLYGPTVNPWNPDITPGGSSGGSAAAVAARIVPIADASDGGGSIRVPASCCGVVGLKPSRGRMSYGPHEADMWFGSIYFLCNTRTVRDTAAYLDAVSGNLPGDPYHAPRPEKSWLAGLSDRPRKLNIGYTLRAPWGEPFAPAVKAAVENAVKLFESLGHTVEEYDVKTDIEAAWWPYNDIIAIETFTEFTQHAKFVGHPPREEDLEPFNWSMLEYAKTLSAAEYSASIGAVRKAGQSIAAELAAFDVFVSPTLTQPPRPVGYWSMTDGNRERYLDRWSDAAYMFSHNISGLPAMSLPLSLGDGDTPIGIQIVGRHGDEATLLRLAAQAEEVEPWIGRKPAVCAI, encoded by the coding sequence ATGACAGACGTAACCCAGGATCTCGTGAAACTGTATGCGGAGTCCGATGCGCTCGGCATTGGTGAGCTCGTACGCAGCAAGCAGGTGAAGGCGTCTGAGATCATAGAGACCGCCATTCATATCATCGAAGACCTCAATCCGAAGCTGAACGCGGTGATCATTGAGACCTTCGACCTCGCGCGCTCCCTGAGTGCGGTTCCGAACAACGGTCTCTTCGCCGGCGTGCCCTATCTTTTGAAGAACTTGGGCACGATGTGGAAGGACACTGCCCTGACCTTCGGCACGCCTTACCTGAAGGATTTCGTCTGCCCGGTAGATTCGGAAATCGTTCGGAAAATGAAGGCTTCCGGCTTGGTCCCGGTGGGGCGCAGCAACACGCCGGAATATGGCTGGTGCATCACCTCGGAGCCGCGTCTCTACGGCCCGACGGTCAATCCGTGGAATCCGGACATCACCCCAGGCGGATCGAGCGGCGGCTCGGCGGCGGCTGTCGCCGCACGGATCGTGCCGATCGCAGACGCCTCCGACGGTGGCGGTTCCATACGCGTGCCGGCGTCGTGCTGCGGTGTTGTCGGGCTGAAGCCCTCGCGTGGACGAATGAGCTATGGTCCTCACGAAGCCGACATGTGGTTCGGCAGCATTTATTTCCTCTGCAATACCCGCACCGTACGTGACACTGCGGCTTATCTGGACGCCGTTTCTGGAAATCTTCCGGGCGACCCATATCACGCGCCGCGACCGGAAAAGAGTTGGCTTGCCGGACTTTCCGATCGCCCGCGCAAGCTGAATATCGGCTATACCCTACGTGCGCCCTGGGGCGAGCCCTTCGCGCCCGCGGTCAAGGCCGCCGTCGAGAACGCCGTGAAGCTATTCGAGAGCCTGGGGCATACGGTCGAGGAATACGACGTCAAGACTGATATCGAGGCGGCTTGGTGGCCTTATAACGATATCATCGCGATCGAGACCTTTACCGAGTTCACGCAACACGCGAAATTCGTCGGGCATCCGCCGCGGGAGGAAGACCTGGAGCCCTTCAACTGGTCAATGCTCGAATATGCCAAAACCCTTTCGGCGGCAGAATATTCGGCGAGCATCGGTGCGGTTCGTAAGGCGGGGCAGTCCATCGCTGCCGAACTTGCGGCCTTCGATGTCTTCGTCAGCCCGACGCTGACCCAGCCGCCGCGCCCTGTCGGCTATTGGTCGATGACCGATGGAAACCGTGAGCGCTACCTAGATCGCTGGTCCGACGCGGCGTACATGTTCTCGCACAACATTTCCGGCCTGCCGGCCATGTCGCTTCCGCTTTCCCTGGGCGATGGCGATACGCCGATCGGTATCCAGATCGTCGGTCGCCACGGTGACGAGGCGACCCTATTGCGGCTTGCCGCCCAAGCGGAGGAAGTCGAGCCATGGATCGGCCGCAAGCCGGCCGTCTGCGCAATCTGA
- a CDS encoding phosphotransferase family protein, which translates to MVAANRQALVRARAEARLGGSLDSLESPLTVLASPAWRGIEADIWLARRSDQSEIYKHYHTDLSHYVDPAGAIAAAKRAGDIGVGPRVLQSWDQDGLFAMEYLGNGWRACGLHDSANTGVRMGIVAAKKALQAAPKLSREADIFGEIRAAYAACSSYKASLPKNMAAFLGFADRAEQAMSRLRVERVPCHRDGNTANTMVGPGNTVRLVDYDLAANADPYEDIGCHITELFDREPEARDGFVEWTGFFEEALFQRAMVYGILDDLRWGLVAFAMAASSPRTTLEFAKYASWRMMRFETTSQTSIAGDRLRRMA; encoded by the coding sequence ATGGTCGCTGCAAATCGCCAGGCCCTAGTCCGGGCTCGTGCCGAGGCCCGCCTGGGCGGCTCGTTGGACAGTCTTGAAAGTCCGCTGACCGTGCTGGCCTCGCCGGCCTGGAGAGGAATCGAAGCCGACATCTGGCTTGCACGCCGGAGCGATCAGTCTGAAATCTACAAGCACTATCACACTGACCTCTCGCACTATGTGGATCCGGCGGGGGCCATCGCCGCCGCGAAACGCGCGGGCGACATCGGAGTCGGGCCGCGCGTCTTGCAATCCTGGGACCAGGATGGGCTTTTCGCGATGGAGTACCTGGGGAACGGCTGGCGGGCATGCGGTCTTCACGACAGCGCGAACACCGGCGTTCGTATGGGCATCGTTGCCGCGAAGAAAGCTCTTCAAGCGGCGCCAAAACTATCGCGCGAGGCGGATATCTTCGGCGAGATTCGTGCAGCCTACGCCGCGTGCAGCAGTTACAAGGCAAGCCTGCCGAAGAATATGGCAGCCTTTCTCGGCTTCGCCGACAGGGCAGAGCAGGCGATGTCGCGGCTGAGGGTCGAACGGGTCCCCTGTCACCGCGACGGCAATACCGCAAATACCATGGTCGGTCCGGGAAATACGGTGCGGCTTGTCGACTATGACTTGGCGGCCAACGCCGATCCGTATGAGGACATTGGCTGTCATATTACGGAATTGTTCGATCGCGAGCCGGAGGCACGGGATGGATTTGTCGAGTGGACCGGCTTTTTCGAAGAAGCCCTATTCCAGCGGGCCATGGTCTACGGAATTCTCGACGATCTGCGCTGGGGTCTCGTCGCCTTCGCCATGGCCGCGTCGTCGCCGCGCACGACGCTCGAATTCGCCAAATACGCCTCCTGGCGCATGATGCGTTTCGAGACGACATCGCAAACTTCCATTGCGGGAGATCGCCTGCGTCGCATGGCCTAA
- a CDS encoding amidase family protein — protein sequence MVLDKVSKLSLDEMLQGFRAGTIDPVEVMELTLDQIGRVNGEINALYELRPGENLAAAKAAARRYGEGRPSGALDGVPVTIKDSVHAVGTRWHHGSRIHADGILGTTDAPPTERLKAAGAIIVGKGKMPDFGLSGSGVSSFHGIVRNPWGLVWNPGGSSAGAGASLAAGIGMMSVGSDIAGSVRLPASHCGLAALKPTQGMIAHTPASDIRSAGPMTRYAADLEAHLRVLGGLHRHDRFSLPVTEPSESFGKARVAVYQSFGFGPPVETAVLDVLSRAGEAMAGLVAEVASAPPPYDFDAYLPIDDMFKIRGWREHIGAAEQLRQHTPRQLFDWFEEARDWSAERVALFEAGVARGVAQTNALFEDSDFLLTPVMPVVNFPAEERGVDPAMPLRHCTFTAMFNQSGHPAVSLCGGFDSRGLPVGVQLVGRRFDDVRLCRLAAALESALWPGGPQAREWPLQPRKPT from the coding sequence ATGGTGTTGGACAAAGTATCGAAGCTCTCGTTGGACGAAATGTTGCAGGGCTTCCGAGCCGGCACGATAGATCCGGTCGAGGTAATGGAGCTCACGCTCGACCAGATCGGCCGTGTGAACGGCGAGATCAACGCGCTCTACGAATTGCGGCCCGGTGAAAACCTTGCTGCAGCCAAAGCTGCAGCGCGGCGGTACGGCGAAGGCCGCCCATCCGGTGCTCTGGACGGTGTGCCGGTCACCATCAAGGATTCCGTGCACGCCGTCGGCACGCGCTGGCATCACGGTTCGCGTATCCATGCAGACGGGATACTCGGCACAACTGATGCGCCGCCGACAGAGCGCCTCAAGGCTGCCGGCGCTATCATCGTGGGCAAGGGTAAGATGCCTGACTTCGGTCTCAGCGGATCGGGCGTGAGTTCGTTCCATGGTATCGTGCGTAATCCGTGGGGCCTCGTGTGGAATCCAGGCGGGTCGAGCGCGGGAGCGGGCGCGTCTCTTGCAGCGGGCATTGGCATGATGTCGGTGGGCTCGGACATAGCAGGCTCCGTACGGCTCCCGGCCAGCCATTGCGGATTAGCAGCGTTGAAGCCCACGCAAGGCATGATCGCGCATACGCCGGCTTCGGACATACGGTCGGCCGGACCCATGACCCGGTATGCCGCCGACCTGGAAGCGCATCTGCGTGTTCTGGGCGGGTTGCATCGACACGACCGTTTTTCACTCCCCGTGACGGAACCCAGCGAAAGCTTCGGCAAAGCCCGTGTCGCCGTCTATCAAAGCTTCGGCTTCGGTCCTCCAGTAGAGACGGCGGTGCTGGACGTGCTTAGTCGCGCGGGAGAGGCAATGGCGGGCCTGGTTGCAGAAGTAGCGAGCGCTCCCCCTCCTTATGATTTCGATGCCTACCTGCCGATTGACGACATGTTCAAGATTCGTGGATGGCGTGAACACATCGGTGCGGCCGAGCAGCTGCGTCAGCACACCCCGCGGCAACTGTTCGATTGGTTTGAGGAGGCACGGGACTGGTCGGCCGAACGAGTCGCGCTGTTCGAGGCGGGCGTAGCGCGCGGTGTGGCGCAGACGAATGCCTTATTCGAGGACAGCGATTTTCTGCTGACTCCTGTGATGCCGGTGGTGAACTTCCCGGCCGAGGAAAGGGGCGTGGACCCGGCGATGCCGCTGCGGCACTGCACGTTCACGGCGATGTTCAACCAGTCGGGTCATCCGGCGGTGTCGCTCTGCGGCGGGTTCGACTCCCGTGGCTTGCCGGTGGGGGTGCAGCTCGTCGGGCGCCGATTCGACGATGTTCGGCTTTGCCGGCTCGCCGCGGCGCTGGAATCCGCGCTTTGGCCGGGCGGCCCGCAGGCGCGCGAATGGCCGCTCCAGCCCCGCAAGCCGACGTGA
- a CDS encoding ABC transporter permease, giving the protein MSQANDKSVDSTNIGASFTAAALPAAIAFLALYFFYKAPVFLTLNNWISISVQIASLMTISIPFSILLMAGKVDLSVGSMVGLSGVVAGLSFPNLGIIATVVLVLAVGLAIGLLNGFLVGVLSMSPIIVTLGALTLLRGLAQWLSPSPLFDFPEAFTFIGYGRLLGLPILTLIMLSVLAVGLFVMARTPLGRHTVAIGVNERAAYLVGIRVKLTVMLLYGAVGMSAALAGLMTIARINSAPSGTLGVGLELSVLTAVLLGGVPFTGGRGSLLRVALGVWLLGMLSNGLILMNVPTVASLMITGLVLVLAAGLDVLRTRRG; this is encoded by the coding sequence ATGTCGCAAGCGAACGACAAGTCGGTGGATAGCACGAATATCGGAGCTTCCTTCACCGCTGCGGCGCTGCCGGCCGCAATCGCGTTCCTTGCTCTCTATTTCTTCTATAAGGCGCCGGTCTTCCTGACCTTAAACAACTGGATCAGCATCTCCGTGCAGATCGCATCACTGATGACGATCTCCATTCCGTTTTCGATTCTGCTCATGGCTGGAAAGGTCGATCTCAGCGTCGGTTCGATGGTTGGGCTGTCAGGCGTAGTCGCCGGCCTCTCTTTCCCCAATCTGGGAATCATCGCAACGGTTGTACTGGTGCTGGCAGTGGGGTTGGCGATCGGGCTGCTCAACGGCTTTCTCGTCGGGGTCCTATCCATGTCGCCGATCATCGTGACACTGGGCGCCCTGACTCTGCTGCGTGGATTGGCGCAATGGCTGTCTCCATCGCCCTTGTTTGACTTTCCCGAGGCCTTCACATTCATCGGTTACGGTCGGCTGCTCGGTCTGCCTATCCTGACTTTAATCATGTTGTCAGTTCTCGCCGTCGGCCTGTTCGTAATGGCGAGAACCCCGCTGGGGCGTCACACAGTCGCTATCGGGGTCAACGAGCGTGCCGCCTATCTCGTGGGCATCCGCGTCAAGTTGACCGTGATGCTGCTTTATGGCGCCGTCGGCATGAGTGCGGCGCTAGCCGGCCTCATGACGATCGCGCGCATCAATTCAGCTCCGTCGGGGACACTCGGGGTGGGGCTCGAACTGAGTGTGCTCACCGCCGTCCTGCTGGGAGGCGTGCCGTTTACGGGGGGCAGGGGATCCCTCCTGCGCGTCGCCTTGGGCGTCTGGCTGCTCGGAATGCTGTCGAACGGCCTCATTCTAATGAACGTTCCCACTGTGGCGAGTTTGATGATCACTGGTCTCGTGCTTGTCCTGGCCGCGGGCCTGGATGTGCTCCGGACACGGCGGGGCTGA
- a CDS encoding sugar ABC transporter ATP-binding protein has protein sequence MASEIVKISGLRKSFGPIEVLKGVDLTFRQGEIHAFVGANGAGKSTLLGCLSGATAPSSGEIVLNGESFGCLTPRLAIRKGVAIIYQHFQVIEGLSVADNIFLGNEIRKWGVVDRRTQVEQARQLLSRLSSSINPSLPLEKLSIGERQIVEIARALHLHPKVLILDEPTAALSGREMEALHDVVRQLARQEGLAIVYVTHLLDEIAEIADFVTILRDGAVVWTKPSSEAPVEEIARAIAPRLARSASGRNRTAAGDTIVSLKDYRSDFTGPVNLDLRKGEVVGLYGLLGSGRTDLVESLVGARKRVGGVYELGGGAIQMNGPSEALAKGVALVASDRNQQSLFGDLSAMDNLLMPHYAGIARKRSSQKSLFNQATEALNLVPRRPNLAGSRFSGGNAQKLVMGRWLLPDLGTRVLLLDEPTQGVDIGAREDLYRLLSQFAAGGGAVVVASSDPAEIVAVSDRVLILAHGQQIALLDGEIHEDQIVQLAHQSKAVIGGPRRQAATITG, from the coding sequence ATGGCCTCTGAGATTGTCAAGATTTCCGGATTGCGCAAGTCCTTTGGCCCGATCGAGGTGCTGAAGGGCGTCGACCTTACGTTTCGGCAAGGCGAAATTCACGCTTTTGTCGGCGCCAACGGGGCCGGTAAATCGACGCTTCTGGGCTGCTTGTCAGGCGCGACGGCCCCCAGTTCGGGCGAGATTGTCCTCAACGGCGAGAGCTTCGGCTGCCTTACGCCGCGTCTTGCGATCCGGAAAGGCGTCGCGATCATTTATCAGCACTTCCAGGTCATCGAAGGGCTCAGCGTTGCCGACAATATCTTTCTCGGCAACGAGATCAGGAAATGGGGAGTCGTCGACCGACGCACCCAGGTGGAACAAGCGCGCCAGTTGCTTTCGCGGTTGAGTTCGTCCATCAACCCAAGCCTCCCACTCGAGAAACTGAGCATAGGCGAACGACAGATCGTCGAAATCGCCAGGGCACTGCATCTGCATCCGAAGGTTCTGATTCTCGACGAGCCGACAGCAGCACTCTCCGGCCGCGAGATGGAGGCCTTGCATGATGTCGTGCGCCAGCTAGCCAGGCAGGAAGGGCTCGCGATCGTCTATGTGACGCACCTTCTCGACGAGATCGCGGAAATCGCGGATTTCGTGACCATTCTGCGCGATGGCGCGGTGGTTTGGACGAAGCCATCCTCCGAAGCGCCGGTCGAAGAGATCGCGCGGGCAATCGCTCCGAGGCTGGCCCGCAGCGCCAGCGGGCGCAACCGGACGGCGGCTGGCGATACGATCGTCAGCCTAAAGGATTATCGGTCGGACTTCACCGGGCCGGTCAATCTCGATCTGCGGAAAGGCGAGGTCGTCGGCCTCTACGGGCTGCTTGGATCGGGTCGAACGGACCTGGTCGAGAGCCTTGTTGGCGCAAGGAAGCGGGTAGGCGGCGTCTATGAGCTCGGCGGCGGTGCCATCCAGATGAACGGTCCCAGCGAAGCGCTCGCCAAGGGCGTGGCACTGGTTGCATCCGACCGCAATCAGCAAAGCCTTTTCGGCGATCTGTCAGCGATGGATAATCTGCTGATGCCACATTATGCCGGCATCGCACGCAAACGGTCGAGCCAGAAGTCGCTGTTCAATCAGGCAACGGAGGCGTTGAATCTCGTGCCGAGGAGGCCCAATCTGGCCGGCAGCAGGTTCAGCGGCGGCAACGCCCAGAAGCTAGTGATGGGCCGGTGGTTGCTACCGGATCTTGGGACAAGAGTCTTGCTGCTCGACGAACCAACCCAGGGCGTCGACATCGGCGCTCGTGAGGATCTTTATCGCCTCCTTTCCCAATTTGCGGCAGGCGGCGGAGCAGTCGTCGTCGCTTCGTCTGATCCGGCCGAAATTGTTGCCGTTTCGGATCGCGTGCTCATTCTGGCTCACGGTCAGCAGATCGCGCTGCTCGATGGTGAAATCCATGAAGACCAGATCGTGCAACTCGCTCATCAGAGTAAGGCCGTGATCGGCGGACCACGCCGGCAAGCCGCAACCATCACGGGGTAG